One Nicotiana sylvestris chromosome 12, ASM39365v2, whole genome shotgun sequence genomic window carries:
- the LOC138883122 gene encoding uncharacterized protein: MHDFIMVEDSELWDVVCDGPYVLTKVLEELPFSMPKTSKEYTNADRKAVEKNFRAKKILVCVIRPDEYNRISACDTAKEIWKALQTAHEGTTQVKQSKIDMLTAENKLVRKILSIRPSLWKIKVNAITEAKDLQELTIEELVGNLKTYEMKMKIDSERKEPKKEKNLVLKADNNDSIQPKKAAKRNLVPLKDFKRKKSADNVVKHALAAWGDSSSESEDKTDAGNNSMMAFESEENEYDSTFALMAQSDDNEDDANKEVNFRDVQRNMKSYSPKKLMYLANILIDAYHNLVEDKDDLILELGEADKTRDDMAACTLCPYQEPWRPSVAITKTRKKFNDADRKVIEKNFRAKKILVCGIGPDEYNRIPACQSAKEIWEALQAAHEGTT, translated from the exons atgcatgattttatcatggttGAGGATTCTGAGCTATGGGATGTCGTATGTGACGGTCCTTATGTTCTAACAAAGGTACTTGAGGAACTTCCATTCTCAATGCCAAAAACCAGTAAAGAATACACTAACGCAGACAGGAAAGCTGTGGAaaagaattttcgtgccaagaagATTTTGGTATGTGTAATAAGACCTGATGAATATAATAGAATCTCCGCTTGTGacactgctaaggagatatggaaagctttgcaaacagctcatgagggaaccacgcaagtaaaacaatctaagatcgatatgctcactgccga GaacaagctagtgaggaaaatccTCAGTATTCGACCTAGCCTTTGGAAAATcaaggtgaatgctattactgaagCAAAAGActtgcaggagctgaccatagaagagctggttggaaatctgaagacctacgagatgaagatgaagatagacagtgaaagaaaagaaccaaagaaagaaaagaacctggtactcaaagctgataaCAATGACTCAA TACAACCTAAGAAAGCAGCtaagaggaacctggttcctcttAAGGACTTCAAAAGAAAGAAATCTGCTGACAATGTGGTGAAACATGCTCTTGCAGCATGGGGGGATTCCTCTAGCGAGTCTGAAGATAAAACTGATGCTGGCAACAATTCCATGATGGCATTTGAAAGCGAGGAAAATGaatatgactcaacttttgctttgatggcccaatcaGATGATAATGAAGACGATGCCAAcaaagaggtaaatttcagggatgttcagagaaatatgAAATCCTACTCTCCTAAGAAACTTATGTATTTAGCTAATATattgattgatgcctatcataaCCTTGTGGAGGATAAGGATGACCTGATCTTAGAACTAGGGGAAGCTGATAAAACCAGAGATGATATGGCGGCGTGT ACCCTTTGTCCCTACCAAGAACCTTGGCGACCATCTGTAGCCATTACCAAGACGAGGAAGAAATTCAACGATGCTGATAGAAAGGTCATAGAAaagaattttcgtgcaaagaaaattcttgtgtGTGGCATTGGTCCTGATGAATATAACAGGATACCAGCATGTCAATCAGCAAAAGAAATCTGGGAGGCTCTTCAGGCAGCTCACGAAGGAACAACATAG
- the LOC138883123 gene encoding uncharacterized protein, whose amino-acid sequence MAAPPNFEEGKSTHRPPRFNRQYYGWWKTRMHDFIMVEDSELWDVICNGPYLLTKVLEELPFSMPKTSKEYTNVDRKAAEKNFCAKKILVCRIRPDEYNRISVCDTAKEIWKALQTAHEGTTQVKQSKIDMLTTEYELFRMNDDESIQDMHIRFTSIINKLHSLGETIPKNKLVRKILSIRPSPWKSKVNAITEAKDLQELTIEELGDSSSESEYETDAGNNSMMADESEENEYDSTFSLMAQSDDNEDDANKYVNFRHVQRNLKSYSPKKLIFLANVLIDDYHNLVEDKDDLILELGEADKTRDDLVACVVDLYLFIE is encoded by the exons atggctgctccaccaaattttgaagaaggtaaATCTACACACAGACCACCCAGGTTCAATcgacaatactatgggtggtggaagacaagaatgcatgattttatcatggttGAGGATTCTGAGCTATGGGATGTCATATGTAACGGTCCTTATCTCCTAACAAAGGTACTTGAGGAACTTCCATTCTCAATGCCCAAAACCAGTAAAGAATACACTAACGTAGACAGGAAAGCTGCGGAAAAGAATTTTTGTGCCAAGAAGATTTTGGTATGCAGAATAAGACCTGATGAATACAATAGAATCTCCGTTTGTGACACTGCGAAGGAGATATGGAAAGCTTTGCAAACAGCTCATGAGGGAACCACCCAAGTAAAACAATCTAAGATCGATAtgctcactaccgagtatgaactctttaGAATGAATGatgatgaatctattcaagatatgcacataagattcacttccatcataaataagttacactcacttggtgaaaccATTCCTAAGAACAAGCTAGTGAGGAAGATCCTCAGTATTCGGCCTAGCCCTTGGAaaagcaaggtgaatgctattactgaagCAAAAGActtgcaggagctgaccatagaagaactg GGGGATTCCTCTAGTGAGTCTGAATATGAAACTGATGCTGGCAACAATTCCATGATGGCAGATGAAAGCGAGGAAAATGAATATGACTCAACTTTTTCTTTGATGGCCCAATCAGATGATAATGAAGACGATGCCAACAAATATGTAAATTTCAGgcatgttcagagaaatctaaaaTCCTACTCTCCTAAGAAACTTATATTTTTAGCTAATGTATTGATTGATGACTATCATAACCTTGTGGAGGATAAGGATGACCTGATCTTAGAACTAGGGGAAGCTGATAAAACCAGAGATGATCTGGTGGCGTGTGTAGTAGATCTATACCTGTTTATCGAGTAG
- the LOC138883124 gene encoding uncharacterized protein has product MAAPPNFEEGQSTYRPPRFNRQYYGWWKTRMHDFIMVEDSELWDVICNGPYVLTKVLEELPFSMPKTSKEYTNVDKKAVEKNFCAKKILVCRIRPDEYNRISACDTAKEIWKALQTAHEGTTQVKQSKIDMLTTEYELFRMNDDESIQDMHIRFTSIINKLHSLGETIPRNKLVRKILSIRPSPWKSKVNAITEAKDLQELTIEELGDSSSESEYETDAGNNSMMADESEENEYDSTFSLMAQSDDNEDDANKYVNFRHVQRNLKSYSPKKLIFLANVLIDDYHNLVEDKDDLILELGEADKTRDDLVACVVDLYLFIGWAGTG; this is encoded by the exons atggctgctccaccaaattttgaagaaggtcaatctacatacagaccacccaggttcaatcgacaatactatgggtggtggaagacaagaatgcatgattttatcatggttGAGGATTCTGAGCTATGGGATGTCATATGTAACGGTCCTTATGTCCTAACAAAGGTACTTGAGGAACTTCCATTCTCAATGCCCAAAACCAGTAAAGAATACACTAACGTAGACAAGAAAGCTGTGGAAAAGAATTTTTGTGCCAAGAAGATTTTGGTATGCAGAATAAGACCTGATGAATACAATAGAATCTCCGCTTGTGacactgctaaggagatatggaaagctttgcaaacagctcatgagggaaccacccaagtaaaacaatctaagattgatatgctcactaccgagtatgaactctttaGAATGAATGatgatgaatctattcaagatatgcacataagattcacttccatcataaataagttacactcacttggtgaaaccATTCCTAGGAACAAGCTAGTGAGGAAGATCCTCAGTATTCGGCCTAGCCCTTGGAaaagcaaggtgaatgctattactgaagCAAAAGActtgcaggagctgaccatagaagaactg GGGGATTCCTCTAGTGAGTCTGAATATGAAACTGATGCTGGCAACAATTCCATGATGGCAGATGAAAGCGAGGAAAATGAATATGACTCAACTTTTTCTTTGATGGCCCAATCAGATGATAATGAAGACGATGCCAACAAATATGTAAATTTCAGgcatgttcagagaaatctaaaaTCCTACTCTCCTAAGAAACTTATATTTTTAGCTAATGTATTGATTGATGACTATCATAACCTTGTGGAGGATAAGGATGACCTGATCTTAGAACTAGGGGAAGCTGATAAAACCAGAGATGATCTGGTGGCGTGTGTAGTGGATCTATACCTGTTTATCGGGTGGGCTGGGACGGGTTGA